One Microbacterium esteraromaticum genomic window carries:
- a CDS encoding SGNH/GDSL hydrolase family protein, whose amino-acid sequence MPLHPPTRRRRTALAIGGAVAVALAVTLSIARPWLPPAETAPVAAAESGLSPAALALPEDPEVLVFGDSWTYGSAATVPTDGYAYRLARLIAGDTVVRGVRGSGYQRPGVDGPDFLTRVAELETWIDPDLIILQGSINDRRSDAAAYPAAVNAVWDAVVAKYPGIPIVILGPAPHELPVGASTARIDRDLAGLAAARGWWYISPVQEDWITESNYLQLIDAGVGRKHPSDAGHAYLADKVAAALERFGTAPVTAADGAKPKPAK is encoded by the coding sequence ATGCCATTGCACCCGCCGACCCGACGGCGACGCACGGCCCTCGCGATCGGAGGCGCCGTCGCGGTCGCGCTCGCTGTCACCCTGAGCATCGCCCGACCTTGGCTCCCGCCCGCCGAGACCGCGCCGGTCGCCGCCGCTGAGAGCGGCCTGTCCCCCGCCGCTCTCGCCCTGCCCGAAGACCCGGAGGTTCTCGTCTTCGGGGATTCGTGGACGTACGGCTCGGCCGCGACAGTCCCCACCGACGGCTACGCGTACCGCCTCGCGCGGCTCATCGCCGGCGACACCGTCGTGCGCGGCGTGCGCGGCAGCGGCTATCAGCGCCCTGGCGTCGACGGGCCCGACTTCCTCACCCGCGTGGCAGAGCTGGAGACGTGGATCGATCCGGATCTGATCATCCTCCAGGGGTCGATCAACGACCGGCGCTCCGATGCCGCCGCGTATCCCGCCGCGGTCAACGCGGTGTGGGATGCCGTGGTCGCGAAGTATCCCGGCATCCCGATCGTCATCCTCGGGCCGGCACCGCACGAGCTGCCGGTCGGCGCGAGCACCGCCCGCATCGACCGCGACCTCGCGGGGCTCGCCGCCGCACGCGGATGGTGGTACATCTCCCCTGTGCAGGAGGACTGGATCACCGAGTCCAACTATCTGCAGCTGATCGACGCCGGCGTGGGACGCAAGCATCCCTCCGACGCAGGACACGCGTATCTCGCAGACAAGGTCGCCGCTGCCCTGGAGCGATTCGGCACCGCACCGGTGACCGCGGCAGACGGAGCGAAGCCGAAGCCGGCGAAGTGA
- a CDS encoding carbohydrate ABC transporter permease, translating to MSIDTRAAVTINRKKSAQPTERTVKSTTGDKVVGGVSHVVMGLWALVVILPMLWTLIGSFKTTKEIFASPFGLPANWNLDNYISAWVDNNFGGMFLNTVIVVGVSLVLVMVLGAMCAYVLARFSVPGSRVIYYLMLAGLTFPVFLAIVPLFFILQGMQLLNTLPGLIITYVAFALPFTVFFLFSFFKSLPYEIQEAAYVDGASEWRTFFQIMLPMAKPGMAAVAIMNFLGLWNQFLLPISLNTNTDNYVLSQGMASYASSAGYALDFGQMFAAVMITIIPVLIVYVLFQRQLQGSVSQGTSK from the coding sequence ATGAGCATCGACACCCGTGCCGCGGTCACGATCAATCGCAAGAAGAGCGCGCAGCCGACGGAGCGCACCGTGAAGTCGACCACGGGCGACAAGGTCGTCGGCGGGGTCTCGCACGTCGTGATGGGCCTGTGGGCGCTCGTCGTCATCCTGCCGATGCTGTGGACCCTGATCGGCTCGTTCAAGACGACGAAGGAGATCTTCGCCTCGCCGTTCGGCCTGCCGGCGAACTGGAACCTCGACAACTACATCAGCGCCTGGGTCGACAATAACTTCGGCGGCATGTTCCTGAACACGGTCATCGTCGTGGGCGTCTCGCTGGTGCTGGTGATGGTCCTCGGAGCCATGTGCGCCTATGTGCTCGCCCGGTTCTCGGTGCCCGGCAGCCGCGTGATCTACTACCTGATGCTCGCGGGTCTCACCTTCCCGGTGTTCCTCGCGATCGTTCCGCTGTTCTTCATCCTGCAGGGCATGCAGCTGCTGAACACCCTCCCCGGCCTGATCATCACGTACGTGGCGTTCGCGCTGCCGTTCACGGTGTTCTTCCTGTTCTCGTTCTTCAAATCGCTGCCGTACGAGATCCAGGAGGCCGCCTATGTCGACGGCGCCAGCGAATGGCGGACGTTCTTCCAGATCATGCTGCCCATGGCCAAGCCGGGCATGGCAGCCGTGGCGATCATGAACTTCCTCGGCCTGTGGAACCAGTTCCTGCTGCCCATCTCGCTGAACACGAACACCGACAACTACGTGCTGTCGCAGGGCATGGCGTCGTACGCGTCGTCAGCCGGCTACGCCCTCGACTTCGGTCAGATGTTCGCCGCCGTGATGATCACGATCATCCCGGTGCTCATCGTCTACGTCCTGTTCCAGCGTCAGCTGCAGGGGTCGGTGTCGCAGGGCACCTCCAAGTAG
- a CDS encoding carbohydrate ABC transporter permease codes for MSNSTVSGGPGFQTAAVTAPKAGRRKSPRLGRRKLTFDYVSFLLVFLGLPVAIFLIFVISPFVQALYYAMTNWTGFSPNMDFVGFDNYVRLLKDPTFMQAMGNNILLAIVVPLITIVIALVFASMITVGGPSHGQVRGLRASSFYRVVSFFPYVIPAIVIAILWNMIYAPTGLFNGILGLFGIDTNGFAWLGDERTAMGATIFVIVWSMVGFYMILFIAAIKGIPAETLEAARIDGAGRMRTVTSILLPQIRDNVQTAYIYLGIMALDAFVYMAGLNSTGGPGNSTLVMSQYLFRTAFEKGQFGLATAMGVVLAVITLLFAALVIGVFRLIGGKDEGGRA; via the coding sequence GTGAGCAATTCCACCGTCAGTGGTGGACCGGGGTTCCAGACGGCCGCGGTCACCGCACCCAAGGCGGGGCGACGCAAGTCGCCCCGCCTCGGGCGGCGCAAGCTGACCTTCGACTACGTCTCGTTCCTGCTCGTGTTCCTCGGCCTGCCCGTGGCGATCTTCCTGATCTTCGTGATCTCGCCCTTCGTGCAGGCTCTGTACTACGCCATGACGAACTGGACGGGGTTCTCCCCGAACATGGACTTCGTCGGCTTCGACAACTACGTGCGCCTGCTGAAGGATCCGACCTTCATGCAGGCCATGGGCAACAACATCCTGCTGGCGATCGTGGTGCCGCTGATCACCATCGTCATCGCCCTGGTCTTCGCCAGCATGATCACCGTCGGCGGCCCCAGCCACGGCCAGGTCCGCGGTCTCAGGGCCTCGAGCTTCTACCGCGTGGTGTCGTTCTTCCCGTACGTCATCCCCGCCATCGTCATCGCGATCCTGTGGAACATGATCTATGCACCCACAGGACTCTTCAACGGAATCCTGGGGCTGTTCGGCATCGACACCAACGGCTTCGCCTGGCTTGGCGACGAGCGCACCGCCATGGGCGCGACGATCTTCGTCATCGTCTGGAGCATGGTCGGGTTCTACATGATCCTCTTCATCGCCGCGATCAAGGGCATCCCGGCCGAGACGCTCGAAGCCGCCCGCATCGACGGCGCGGGGCGGATGCGCACGGTGACCTCGATCCTGCTGCCTCAGATCCGCGACAACGTGCAGACCGCGTACATCTACCTCGGCATCATGGCCCTCGATGCATTCGTCTACATGGCCGGCCTGAACTCGACGGGCGGTCCTGGCAACAGCACGCTGGTCATGAGCCAGTACCTGTTCCGCACGGCGTTCGAGAAGGGCCAGTTCGGTCTCGCCACGGCGATGGGCGTCGTGCTCGCCGTCATCACCCTGCTGTTCGCCGCCCTCGTCATCGGCGTGTTCCGCTTGATCGGCGGCAAGGACGAAGGAGGACGCGCATGA